The genome window CTCTTGCACTCAGAATTTTGCGGCGTTTATTTGTTGTATGCTTATTTCAAAACAATtatcttgtttttgtttctcatTTTGCGGTTGAGACACTTTTGCTACGTTTTTAACATTTAGTTGAATTTATCGCGGGATGTTTTGGGTTTTTCAATATGCTGATTAAATGAGTAATGTGCATACATACGTTTATGCTCTTAAGATTATgatgttatttaaaataatatatgaagtgtgtttcaaatttatctttAACGCTCACATTTATTAATGCTATGGAATTGTATTTTTCTGTTACTGCAAAAATGACTAAgttttaagcaaataaacaattttatattaattgattacTTATCTCATCATTCAATATCACCAGTATTTAATGAATACTATTCATTACTATAATTGTATCAAAGAATGTAGACGGAGCAACTATTCTCTCTCCATCATTGCCCGAATACTGCAAGTGCCGCTCTTTGagtattcattaaaaatgccagcctaaaagtatgcaccaAAAAGTAATCACTTAATTTCAGTGAATCTAAAACTGTACACCGCACATAATctcaataataatttgctttATGTCCCATGCAAGCTTAAGTGctatatatttcaattgattatttttaaaaggtttatttattgattcattttcggtctctttgtttttcttgaGAAGTCTCTGACTTATTAAATAATCCATTTTGTGTATGAGGGACCTTTTGTTTAGGGAGGACACTTCTATCTTGTGTTCGTTAATATGTTTCATATCtacaaagcaaaataaaacaactgtCAATCAAATCATAGTGGCTAAaactaattatattaaaagcattacctatttctataaataataaaaataaaaatcgtgACTTCTGGTTGAATGGCGTtctttaatacattttatatgaACAACACAAATTTGTAGATCCGACTCAATGTCGAGATCAGCATTTAATGCAACTTTTCTTCAAGAAAGTCTATTTTCTGTTCTAAAGAATATCGGCGACCTTCTTAAAATAACTCACATGCGCCTCGGGCACCACTTCGTCCTGAGCACGCTTCAATGGATCCTTGGACAGCAGAGGATTCTGCGGATACTTTTCATCCAAATACTCGACAATGATCAGCGACTCGATAATCGAAGGCTTCGACTTCTCTCCCACCAAATGCAGAGCAGGCACCTTCAACAGAGGACTCACATCCACCAGCCACTCGGGCTTGTTATTTTAAGTGAGCAGATCAATCAGAAATTCGGTTAATCGTTGTTTGCGATCTCTGTTTTTTTGcgatagaaaatatatataacaaatctatttttataaccgctacccatagggtagaagggtattataactttgtgccggcaggaaatgtatgtaacaggtagaaggaggcatctccgaccctataaagtatatatattcttgatcagcgtcaacagccgagacgatatagccatgtccgtctgtccgtccgtccgtctgtccgtatgaacacctagatctcagagactatacgagatagagctataatttttttcgacagcatttgttatgtttgcacgcagatcaagtttgtttcaaatttttgccacgcccacttccgcccccgcaaaaaaaatcgaataacaagcgtaattttaaagctagagttgcgagttttggtatatacaataattactatagtagttatgattcctgacaaattggttgcgatcagataaaaattgtcgaagttattaaagaaatacttttgtatgggcaaaaacgcttacttactaggggtctgagttgctttggctgacaatctggtacattgtgccgtctatggtatattttgaatggtgtactatatcgatataccaaacataccattcggtatatttttagtattttttttttagtattttcggtatattttgaaaattcgcaatattttgcctttattaaaaatgggtagcgggtatctcacagtcgagcacactcgaatgtaactttcttacttgttttacttGTTACATATCGTTACAAAACCGAACAGTTTGTACATAACCGGAAACTTTATTCATTAGCTTACTAACAATGGCTTTAAACTAAATTTCGAGAATCTCAGTCAAATATTAGAGAGAGGAAAGagatattttagttttaaaatttaaaaatattggcAATTGCAATAgaaacattttcattatctctgagatttgttttttattatgtgCTGAATTCTTTTCTATGTGATCAAGATGTTCTATCTTTTAGACAAGTTAATACAACTGTCACGAAATTCAACATATTGTAGTTAGCAGTGAAAACAAATTATCTAGAGagttctataatttttttttagataatAGAAAACCTGTTTTTTATGCacacaatttattgaattagtTTGTACAATTACTAGAATACATCATGTGAATCATTTAAGCAAAAGTActcaaaattaaatgtaatcaTAAATTTGGGAAGTAAGATCTATTATAAAATGTGTTCCAAAGCATGTCATTCTGCTGAAGTCCACACTCTAAATTTCattactatatgtatatagaacaATTATAGATCTGATATTTCACATCTAGCCAACTAATAACTCAAAAGTAAAAACATATTCTCGAGAATgacgaacacaaaaaaatcaagtGATTTGGGTAAATTGCACCTTTTATTACtttgtatacaaaaaacataaatataaagattAAACATTGAATGCCTAGATCGGCACGTAATACAATTGCCCTTCAAGCGAGCAGATCATAATTGGTCTGGCCAGCCTTACGACTCTTCCAGTACGTCAAGTGCTGTTCGGGTGTGGCATAATGAGATTGCACCACCTCATCCTTGACGATCAGATCCAACCAGGCGCTGATCTTGGCATAACGTTTCTTGTCAAAGTTGTAGCTTTCCTTGAGGATAAACTCTGCTATAGCCAGACGTTCGAACCAGGGCCAAATCATGTAGTCCACGAATCCGGGCTTCTCGCCACTGAAGTAAGGTGTACCACGCTTGCCCAGCTCTGCCTCGAATATGTCAATGGCTGGCCAAAAATCGGCGGCATCTCCATGAATAAGGATCTTCAAGAAGGCGCCGGTAATAGCACTGAAACGCTCGACGAGTATCTTGTCCTGAGCACGCTTCAAAGGATCCTTGGGCAGCAGAGGATTCTCTGGATACTTCTCATCCAGATATTCGACAATGATCAGCGACTCGATGAGTGAAGGCTGCGCCTTCTCTCCCACCAAATGCAGGGCAGGAACCTTGAGCAAAGGACTCACATCGATCAGCCACTCGGGTTTCTCAGTCAGATTAACGTAGATGGTGTGATGTGGCACCTTCTTGGCATTCAAGGCAAGATGCGCACGCTCAGCATAAGGACAGAAGCGCATGGAGTAGAGACGAGGAACGCCATCGTCGGGGAGAGCGGGATGAACTGAACCTATAAAAATAGTCGAGGGTGCGATTCGATTAATCTATAGCAAAGTCATTCAGCTCCATATAGCTGCGTCATTCAGCATAACTAGTCGAGTCATGGcgataacaaacaaacaattctCACCACACGTCTAgcaatgtttttatttatttatttatttatttatttattatctcaCAGAATATTCGCGACTTACCCTTGCCCAAATGTTTGCCTGCACTCATGATCAACGATTGTAGTTTAACTTGGCCGAAGAAAGAcgttttgaaaacaaatttcaatttgcaaatagAATTTAACTCTTTAACAATCGTCGCTTGCTTGGCAAATACCGAAAGGCaactaacaaacaacaatcGACGCGCTTCTCTTAAAATGGCCGTCGACCGGTTACAAAGCTCTGCAAAAAAGCTTAAGAGcttttgctctcgctctcttcgtTTCTCTTGCACTCTAAATTTTACggcatttatttgttgtatgcttatttcaaaacaattatcttgtttttgtttctcatTTTGCGGTTGAGACgcttttttgtacatttttaactTTTGGTTAAACATATCGCGGGTTTTTCAATATGCTGATTAAATGAGTAATGTGCATACATACGTTTGTGCTCTTAAGATTGTGCtgtttcttaaaataatatatgaagtGTGTTTCAAACTTATGGCTAACGTCTACaattattgtatgtaattcctttcaatttttgattgaataaatttcagaattttttaataataattacttatCTCATCATTCAATATCGACAGCATTCATTATCAAAGTATGCAAACGGAGAAACTATTCTCATTGTTCACCATACGCGAATGCCGCTCTTTAAgactttaaattaatatgtcagcctaaaagtatgcaccaAAAAACAATCACTTAATTTCAGTGAATCTAAAACTGTATACCGAACGTAAactcaataatatttattttaaatcccATGCAGGCtgaagtattatatattttaattgtatatttttaaaagttttttattgattcattttcggtctctttgtttttcttgaaAAGTCTCCGACTTATTAAATAATCCATTTTGTGTTTGAGGGACCTTTTGTTTAGGGAGGACATTTCTATCTTGTGTTCATAGCTGTAGTTATTAATGATGTCTGCGTAAACAGAACATTATAAGTCACTAGCTTGACCTTATGAAAAGGTCAACCCATAATAAATTCCCACTTTACTAAATTCGACGTGCAATAGCTGGTAAAGCTAGGGTAAACTTCGTTAATATGTTCCATATCTACAAAGCAAAATACAACTGTCAATCAAGCCATAAAAGCTAAAACTAATTATATGAAAAGCACTACctatttctataaataataagaaGAATAATCGTGACTTCTGGTTGAATTTCGTTCTTTAATACATTATATATGAACAACACAAATTTGTAGATCTGACTCAATGTCGAGATCAGCATTTAATGCCAGTTTTCCTCAAGAAAGTCTATTTTCTGTTCTAAAGAATATCGGCGACCTTCTTAAAATAACTCACATGCGCCTCGGGTGTGGCATAATGAGATTGCACCACTTCGTCCTTGACGATCAGATCCACCCAAGCGGTGAGCTCAGCATAACGTTCCTTGTGAAATCTGTAGCGTTCTTTGAGGAAATACTTCACTACAGGCAGACGCTCGAACCATGGCCAGATCATGTAGTCTAAGAATCCTGGTTTTTTGCCACCGAAATAAGGAGTGCCACGCTTGGCCAGCTCTTCCTCGAATATGTCGAACACCCGCAAAAGATCGAGATCATCTTCGCCCTGGAGAACGATCTTCATGAGGGCTCCGTCAGCGGCATTAAAGCGTTCCACGAGTATCTTGTCCTGGGCACGTTGCAATGGATCCTTGGGCAACAATGGATTCTGCGGATACTTTTCATCCAAATACTCGACAATGATCAGCGACTCGATAAGCGAAGGCTTCGACTTCTTTCCCACCAAATGCAGAGCAGGCACCTTCAGCAGAGGACTCACATCCACCAGCCACTCGGGCTTGTTAACCAGATCGATATAGACGACGTGGTGCGGCACCTTCTTGGCATTCAGCATCAGATGAGCTCGCTGCGCATAGGGACAATAACGATTGGAGTAAAGACGCGGTGCGCCATCATCTGGCAGAGCGGGGTGAGTGGAGCCTAAAACGAATAATCGAGAATTGGTTCgattaaattaatcaatagCTTCGTCATTCAGCGGTCTATAGCTACGTCATGCAGCTTAACTCGCAACTCGCGACAGTAGCAAACTCATGCTCTGATAACTGATAACGATTCGCAGCACGAGCCGagcattttttttatggatATCGAGAAATTTCTTTTGCTGATAAGTTACTAAGCAATTAATCGGGCACTCCTCATTAACTTTTTCAATGACGTCATATATTTGAAGGGGTTTTCTAAGGTATTCCTATTATGTCACTACGAGCAGACACTCTTGATTTGATGACGAGCAATATTGTTGAGACTTTATCGCTTAGTAATCAAACTAAACCCTCTCTTAGCCAAtaagaaattttattgatgaaTGTATGAAAAGATAAATCAATATTAGTAAGCGAACGATTCCGTCTTTTTGTTGAGTGTCTTTAAAGTGAGCAGACCAAGCAGaaacaagaaattaaaaaactcTATGTccttttttataaattttaaattatttgacaaTTTACTATGgtgatttttaataaaaatattttaaaatccaTATCACAGAATAAACGATTCACTTTGTCAAAAGTCTTTTAAGTGAGCAgatcaaaaacaaatacgGTTAATCGTTGTTTGCAAGCTCTGATTTTTTGcgatagaaaatatatttaaaaatatctacttttttttatatactttaagTTATTTGAACTTCAATTAAGGCTGGTAACAAtttacaaaacaaatcaatgtGATCTTTTAATAGGACATCAACTCGCCAAATGTAATCTTGGATAACGCGACCTATACGTGATTAACTTGCAGAAAGTTCGCAACTTACCTTTGGTTAAAGGATTTTCTGCGCCCATTTCGACGgattgcttcttttttttatttgaccgaagtgaaaatatatatttatactttgcGAATAACTCTTTTAAAGTTGCCATTTCCTTTGCAATTATCAAAAGTCAACTAAGCACCTCTCCTAAAATGATCGTCTACCAGCTGCAAAGCTCTTCAAAAGCTTAAGAGCTTTTGCTCTTTTAATCTTCATTTAGCGGCGTTTCCTTGTATGCTTATTTAAAAACGATGttcttttggtttatttttgcGGTTAAAACACTTTTGCTACATATTCGATTTTTAGTTGTACATAtgaatgttgttttttatgtcTGGAGCGCTAaagcgaattttggtgtatacaacaataacaatagtaattc of Drosophila nasuta strain 15112-1781.00 chromosome 3, ASM2355853v1, whole genome shotgun sequence contains these proteins:
- the LOC132790450 gene encoding pyrimidodiazepine synthase-like; the protein is MATLKELFAKYKYIFSLRSNKKKKQSVEMGAENPLTKGSTHPALPDDGAPRLYSNRYCPYAQRAHLMLNAKKVPHHVVYIDLVNKPEWLVDVSPLLKVPALHLVGKKSKPSLIESLIIVEYLDEKYPQNPLLPKDPLQRAQDKILVERFNAADGALMKIVLQGEDDLDLLRVFDIFEEELAKRGTPYFGGKKPGFLDYMIWPWFERLPVVKYFLKERYRFHKERYAELTAWVDLIVKDEVVQSHYATPEAHVSYFKKVADIL
- the LOC132792692 gene encoding pyrimidodiazepine synthase-like; translated protein: MSAGKHLGKGSVHPALPDDGVPRLYSMRFCPYAERAHLALNAKKVPHHTIYVNLTEKPEWLIDVSPLLKVPALHLVGEKAQPSLIESLIIVEYLDEKYPENPLLPKDPLKRAQDKILVERFSAITGAFLKILIHGDAADFWPAIDIFEAELGKRGTPYFSGEKPGFVDYMIWPWFERLAIAEFILKESYNFDKKRYAKISAWLDLIVKDEVVQSHYATPEQHLTYWKSRKAGQTNYDLLA